The genomic DNA ACGGGGACTACGGTCGCGATGACGTCGAGGATGCGGTTGTGCAGACGCACGTAGACGTCATGGCGTGCGACGACAAAGATCATGTCGGGGATGATCGCGCGGGCTTTCAGGATCGAGGTGCCGGATTTGACGCCAAGCGCCTTGGCCTGACGACTGACCGCGATGCAGCTGGTGTGCAGCGCATCCAGAGGCACCACGCCGACGGGGCGGTCGCGCAGATCAGGGTTGAAATGCTGTTCGGCAGACGCAAAGAAACTGTCGAAATCAAGGTAGAGCCGTTCGATGCCGCGGGCCTGGCCGCGCGAATGCTGGGTCATGGTCATCGTTACCCCGCGCCGTCAGATCTGGCCCTGCGACCAGAACCACCAGACGGCGGCGATGAAGCCGCAGATCCCCACGGCGGCGACGGCCGCCAGCCGGCGCAGCAGGCGCGTGATCAGCTCCTGCGTGGGGTCGACGCCGCGCAGATAGGTCTCGACCCGGTCGGCGGCCAGCCCCACGGATTTTGCGTCCACCATCCGGGCCAGCCGCGGATGGCCTTGGGCCACGTCCGCCCGCACCACCGCGCGCAGATCCCGCAGGACACCGCGCGGCAGGCTGCGTCCGACCTTGCCCGCCTGCTGTTCCAGCGTCGGGCCGCGCAGCTTCAGACGCTGCTCCAACAGAGTGCGGATGCGGGCGGTCTTGCGGGTGAGGGTATCAGCGGCCATACGGGATGTCGTAACCGCGCACCGGTCCATCCTCAAGCCCGATGACGCGGTCCCCTGCGATACCGAACACGAGGCCGCCCCATGCTGCACACCATCGTTCACGGCGAACCGACCGACGCGCCGCCCCTCATGATCGTGCATGGCCTCTTCGGCTCTGCCCGCAACTGGGGCGTCATCGCCAAGCGGCTGTCGGACACCCGGCAGGTCATCGCCGTCGATCAGCGCAACCATGGCGCCAGCCCCTGGATGGACAGTCACACCTATCCCGACATGGCCGCCGATCTGGCCGAGCTGATCGAGGATCTGGGCACGCCCGTCGACGTGCTGGGCCATTCCATGGGCGGCAAGGCCGCGATGGTGCTGGCCCTGACGCAGCCCGCGCTGCTGCGCCGCCTGATCGTGGCCGATATTGCGCCAACGGCCTACAGCCACACGCAGGACGGCCCGCTGGAGGCGATGCGCGGCGTGGACATGACCCGTGTCGCCTCGCGCAAGGACGCGCAGGCGCAGATGGATGTCGACGCAGGCACCGCCGCATTCCTGCTGCAAAGCCTCGATCTGGCACACCCCCGCTGGGTGCTGAACCTTGACGTGCTGTCGCGCGACATGGCCGCGATCGTCGGCTGGCCCGACACGCCGGGCCAGTTCGACGGCCCCACGCTGTTTCTGCGGGGGGCCACCTCGGCCTACGTCCCCGACAGCGCCCTGCCCGCGATCCGCGACCGGTTCCCCGCAGCCACGGTCGAAACCATCGCGGACGCTGGCCACTGGCTGCACGCCGAACAGCCGCGCGCGGTCGAAGCGGCTGTGCGCCGTTTTCTGGAGGCCGCATGAAAAAGACGGGTATCCTGAACGCGGAGTTGTCGCGCCTTGTCGCCACGCTGGGCCACGGCGATCTGCTGGTGATCGGCGACGCGGGTCTGCCGGTGCCGCCGGGCGTGGCCTGCATCGACCTTGCGGTCACCCATGGCGTGCCGAGTTTTGCGCAGGTCCTGACCGCGGTCCTGTCGGAAATGCAGGTCGAATCCTGCGTGATGGCGGCAGAGGCCGCGCCGGCGCTTCTGGCTCTCGCCCCGATGCCGCCCCGCAGTGTGGATCATGCGGCGTTCAAGGACACATGCCGCACCGCACGCGCCGTCGTCCGCACGGGAGAGGTCACGCCCTACGCCAATATTGGTCTTTACGCAGGCGTTGTGTTCTAGATTAAATGCGATGTCAGGAAGGCGGCGAGGCTCAGGCCGCCCAACAGGGCGATGAAAAGATAAGGGATCGTCTGCATGGCATGCCTTTCCACGGTATGAGACCCTTCAACGCAGGCCACCCGAAAGTCCGTCGGTCGGCGGAACGATTGTCACATGACATGCGTTGACCGGTCGTCACCTGCGTCGAAGACATGCTGATGGCACCCATTCTGCGGTCCGGTCAACGGACGTCGCGCCCCCTATCGAAGGTTTCCTGTTCCATGTTCACCCCGCGTAATATCGTGATCGTCATCATCGCCGGCATCCTCGGCACGATCGCCAACTCGATCATCATCAACATCATGGCGGGCGCCCCCGTCATGCCGCTGATCCTGTCATTGGGTCGCAACGCGGTGGCGATCATCGTGGCGCTGCTGCTGATCCCGATCTTTGCCCGCAACGCGAACGCCACGGCCTGGGTCACAGCCCTCGTGGCGCTGACCGTCATCCCGTCCCTGCTGGCCAAGTTCGTCTTCGGCGCGGGCGCGCCATGGACCTTCGTGCTGTGGGTGAATTTCGTCTATGCTTTCGTCGCGACGCTGGTTTACGCGGTGTCTTACCGCCGCGTCTGAACCTGCAAACGCCCAAGGCTCCTGCCCGTAACATTCGTTGCGGGCAGGGGTCGATTTACGGCCCTGCGGCACGGCCCTTTACGGGCGGTCCGACAAATCCTATATGATCAGTCAGGATTAGACGGGGAATGACCATGACAGACCAGACCGCACCGATGGAAGGCACGCCACTGATCGCGCCCTCCAGCACGGACCATCCCCTCCACGAAAAGATCGTCGAGGCCTGTCGCACGGTCTATGACCCCGAAATTCCGGTCAACATCTACGATCTGGGGCTGATCTACACGATCGCCATCGACGACGACAGCGCGGTCAAGGTGATCATGACCCTGACCGCCCCCGGCTGCCCCGTGGCCGGAGAGATGCCGGGCTGGGTCGCCGACGCCATCGAACCCCTGCCCGGCGTCAAGCATGTCGACGTCGAAATGACGTTCGAGCCGCAGTGGGGCATGGACATGATGAGCGACGAAGCGCGCCTGGAACTCGGTTTCATGTAGCCTTTCGCGCGGGACGCCTTATGTCCCGCGTCATGTTGACACACCATGCCATCCTGCGCCTGACGCTCGTCCTGCTGCTGCTGCCGTTTCAGGCGGCGGCGCAAGACGATGTATTCCCCCTCGACCAGCTGAACGTGGGGCTGACGAACCCGGGTCCTCAGGTCGACCGCGACACGCCGCAGGCTGCGATGGAAAGCTTCATCGACCTGACCGACGCCGGCGATCTGGACGCTGCGGCGCATCTGCTGGACCTCAACGACATTCCCGTTCAGGCACAGGCGCAGGCGGGTCCGTTGCTGGCCCGTCAGCTGGCCTCCGTGATCGACCGCAAGATCGTGGTCGACTGGAAGGACCTGCTGGAACGGCCAGACGCCATGGTCACCACGGGCGACGGCCCGATGGTGGGCCAGCCGCAGAAAAGCGTGCTGATCGGCTACCTCGAAAAGAACGACCGCATCGTTGCCGTGCGCCTGAACCGCGTTCAGGTTGGCGAGGACGATCCCGTCTGGGTCTTTTCGCGCGACACGGTGGACAACATCCCCGCCCTCTATAGCCTCTACGGCCCCAGCCAGCTGGAGCAGATGCTGCCAGATCCCCTGCGCCACCCCGCCTTCTGGGGCATGCAGTGGTGGGAGGTCATTGGCCTGCCGCTCATCGCACTGGTGACCGGGCTCGTCACGCTGCTGACTTGGCGCGGCACGAACCTGATCGCCCGCCACCAGCCCTCTGCCCTTGTCAGCGAGCTCTTGCGGGCCACGCGGATGCCCCTGACGCTGGCGATCCTCGCCTTCACGCTGTCGGTCACCACCGCACAGGTGCTCGTCGTCTCGGGCATCGTCGATGCAATCACCGCCCCGCTGATCGTGATCCTCTTCGTCGTCGCGGCGATGATCCTCGCGATCAACGTGATCGACGCCGTGCTGCAGCGCATGACCGGCACGCGCGATGTGGAGGAGCTGGCCTCGCCGGAATTCGGCGACCAGCGCGCCCGCGCGACGACCATCGCGGCGCTGCGCCGCATGGCGATCGTGCTGGCGATCATCGTGGGGGCCGGTCTGGTGCTGACCTCGACCCAGACCTTCAGCGGCGCGGGTCTGTCCGTGTTGGCCAGTGCGGGCGGGATCGCGCTGGTCCTCGGCTTTGCCGCGCGCGAGGTGCTGGGCAACATCATGGCCTCGATGCAGATCTCGCTCAACCGCTCGGCCAAGGTCGGCGACCAGTTGATCTACGACGGCAACCTCTGCACGGTCGAGCGCATTCACTTCACCTTCGTGCAACTGAAGGTCTGGGACGACACGCGGCTGATCGTGCCGGTATCCAAGTTCGTGTCCGACGCCTTCATCAACCGCAGCACCAAGACCTACGGCATGATTCGTCACGCCACTCTGATTTTTGCGCCGCGCATCGACGTGGGCCGCCTGCGCGACCATTTCCACGACTGGTGCGCGCAGGATGACCGGGTCGACGGCGACCCCGACGACATCGACTGCGTCGTGACCGATCAGGGCGACAGCGGCATCCACGTCCGCTTCGACGCCCCTGTCAAGGACCCGACCGAGGGCTGGAACTTCGAATGCGACATGCGCGAGGAGTTGATCCGCTTCGCCGCCACCCTCGAAGACGAGGACGGCACCGAATACCTGCCCCACATGGGCAGCGGCACGGCGGCGGACGCAGGACCGGGCGCGCCCGGCTGACCCCCTTGAGGTCGCGCCGCCCTGCCCCTACATTGGAAGTGTCAATCTGAAAGGACATCCCATGTTCGGCATCCCCGGCAAGCAGGCGGTCAGCATCACCCCCAAGGCCGCCGCCCAGATCGCGAAACTGATGGCCCGCGACGGGCATCAGGGATTGCGCGTGGGCGTCAAGAAGGGCGGCTGCGCGGGTATGGAATACACCATGGACTACGTCACCGACGTCAACCCTCTGGACGAGGTGGTCGAAGCCGATGGCGCGCGCGTCATGATCGCCCCCATGGCGCAGATGTTCCTCTTCGGCACCGAGATCGACTACGAGACGACCCTGCTGGAAAGCGGCTTCAAGTTCCGCAACCCCAACGTCGTCGACGCCTGCGGCTGCGGCGAATCGATCAAGTTCGACGAAAACCTCTCCGCCACCTGATCCGGCGCGCAACACCCCCCTCTCTATTTCTTAAATATCCCCGCCGGAGGCAGGCCGCGTCAGCGGCCTTTCTGCAGGTGAACATAGGTCTGATCGAACCGCCGCTGCAAATGATCGATGGCCAGCACCGGATCGGCACCCGGCGGCGCGACGTTCGCATCGTGATCGGGGTTGAAGAACAGCGGCACGGAAATCCGCTCCTCTGACCCGCCCACGACCCGGTGCGGCGTGGCCTTGATCCGGCCGGCGGTCCAGATCTCCAGCATCTCGCCGAAATTGATGACGAATTCGCCCGGCTGGGCGGACAGCGGCGTCCAGCTGCCGCCGCGGCGGCGCACCTCCAGCCCCGGCGTGCCGTCGGTGGCCAGCAGCGTCAGGCAACCGTAATCCGTATGGGCCGCAATGCCGAAATCCCGCTCGCCCGCCCCCATGGGCCGCGCGGGATAGAAGTTGCCGCGCAGCAGGGCCATGGGCCGCCTGAAACGGTCGGCAAAGAACGCGCCCTCCTCGCCCACCGCATCCAGCAGGGCCACCAGCAGGTCGCGGGCAAAGGCCGTGGCGTCGGCATAATAGGCGCGCAGGACATCCGCGAAACCGGGCGGCGTGTCAGGCCACAGGTTCGGCGCATAGGCGGGCAGTTGCGCCAGCGGATCGCCCGGCGGCAGGGTCAGACCGCAGTCAAAGACTTGCTTGTAATCGGGATTCGCGTCGGGGTTCACCTGCTCCGACCCCGGCGCGCCCCAGCCCCGGTTCGATCCCGTGCGCGCCATGTCCCAGCGGACCTTTTCCGCCGCAGGCAGCGCAAAAAAGGCGCGGTAGGTCGCGATCACGTCGCGGACGCGTGCAGCGGACAGGGGCGTGTCGTGAACGGTCAGGAAACCGATCTCGGATGCGCCCAGCCGGGCGGCCGCCTGCGCTGCGGCATGGTCGGGATGGCCTGCGTCCAGCAACGCCGCGGCACTGATCCGGGGGATGGCGGGGGGTGGGGTCTGGGTCATGGTGCGCTGGGCCTTTCGATCCGTTCACGCAGTTGCTACCAAAGTGCCAGACAAACGCAAAGGATGGATCATGCGCCGCAAACTTGCCGCCGGGAACTGGAAGATGAACGGAACCACCGATGCGCTGGTGCAGGTCAAGGCGCTGACCGACGCGCACCCGGACCCGGACGTGGACCTGCTGCTCTGCCCGCCCGCCACGCTGATCGCACAGATGGCATGGGCGCGTGGCACGCACGCGCTGCAGATCGGGGGGCAGGATTGCCACGCATCCGACAGCGGCGCGCACACGGGCGACATCGCGGCTGTGATGCTGAAGGACGCGGGCGCCAGTCACGTCATCGTCGGCCACTCGGAACGCCGTGCCGACCACGGCGAGACCGATGAGGACGTCTCGGCCAAGGCCGCGGCGGCCCATGCGGCCGGCCTGATCGCGGTGATCTGCATCGGAGAGACCCTCGCGCAGCGCGACGCAGGCGAAGCCCTGCAAGTCGTCACGGATCAGTTGAAGGGATCGCTGCCGCAGGGCGCCACGGCGGCCAACACGGTGATCGCCTATGAACCCGTCTGGGCCATCGGCACCGGACGCGTGCCGACGCTGGACCAGATCGGAGAGGTCCACGGCACCCTGCGCGGCACCCTGCGCGACCTGATGCGCGAGGCGGCGGGCGTGCGGATCCTTTACGGCGGCTCTGTCAAGGGATCGAACGCGGCAGAGATCTTCTCGGTCGCGGATGTGGACGGGGCGCTGGTGGGCGGTGCCAGCCTGACCGCCGCGGACTTCGGCCCGATCATCACGGCGCTGGAAAACGCCTGACGCAAAGTCGCCCGCCGTGCATCGGCGGGCGAGATCTATTCCGCAGGCGTGTCCTGCGGCTTGTTCACGTTCAGCCCGCGCATCAGCAGACCGGTGACGCGTGAACGCCCCCCTTCGATCACCGAGAAAAGCGAGGGGATGAAGATCAGCGACAGCAGGGTCGAGAGCAGCAGTCCGCCGATCACCGCGACGGCCATCGGCGCGCGGAACTCTCCACCCGCCCCCAAGGCCAACGCCGACGGCAACATGCCCGCGGCCATGGCAATGGTCGTCATCACGATGGGCCGCGCACGCTTGTGGCCTGCATCAATCATGGCGTCGTTCCGTGGGGCACCGTGGTGCATCGCCTCGATCGCGAATTCGACCAGCATGATCGCGTTCTTGGTCACGATCCCCATCAGCATCAAAAAGCCGATCATCACCGACAGGCCAATCGCGGACCCGGTCAGATACAGCGCAAGGATCGCGCCGCCGATGGCCAGCGGGAGCGACATGAGAATGGTGAAGGGCGTCACGAAGCTGCCAAAGAGCAGCACCAGCACGACATAGACCAGCAGGATACCCGCCCCCATCGCCGCCCCGAAGGCGGCGAAGACTTCGCCCTGCACCTTGGCGTCGCCGGTGGGCTGCACGCGGGCCCCTTCGGGCAACTCTGGCCCCGCGGCGGGCAGCGCAAAGATCGCCGTCGTGGCCTGACCCAGCACCGCCCCGTCGGCGAGGTCCGCCTGCAGGGTGATCCGGGTCTCGCGGTCGTAGCGCTCGATCGACGACGGCCCGTTCGCCAGCGTCACGTCTGCGACAACCGACAAAGGCACCGGCGTGCCCGCCTGCGTCGGAATCCGCTGGCTGGCCAGCAGGTCGAGGTTGCGGCGGTTGTCCTCTGCGATGCGCACGACGATGGGGATCTGCCGCCCGTCTTCGGTGCTGAATTTCGCAAGGTTCGCGTCGTTGTCACCAATGGTCAGCACCCGGATGGTCGAGGCGAGGTCAGAGGCGGTGACGCCCAGTTCCGCCGCGATCTGCGGCCGCGGGGTGATCCGCAGTTCCGGCCGTTCGAGGCTGGCGGCATTGGTCACGTTCTTGATCGAGGCAACACCCGACATCTCCTGCGCCATCTGCTGGGCGGCCTGCGTCACGATCTCCAGATCGTCGCCGAGGACCGCGACGTTCACCGCGCGCTCACCATTTCCGGCCAGCATATTCACGCGTGCATCCGGCAAATCGGCCAGACGGGCCACCAGTTCATCCTCGATCACGAACTGGCTGCGGTCGCGGGTGTCCTTGGCGCCCAGCGTCACCGTGACGGTCGCCTTGGCCACGTTGCCGCCGCTGCCGCCCTGCACGAGGACATTCTGCACCTCGGGGATGTCATGCGCGCGGCTGGCGATCACGTTGGTCAGTGCGCGGGTTTCGTCCAGCGTGGCACCGGGGGGCAGTTCCACGCTGACCCGCAGACGGCCCTCGTCCGCCTCCGGAATGAACTCCGAAGGCAGCAGGGTCGCGGAATAGATCGAGCCTGCGAAGATCCCGAGGCCCAGGATCATCGTGATCAGCCGGTGGTGCAGCGTCCATTTCAGCACGCGCATGTAGCCGCGCATGACGAAGCCGTCACGCTCTTCATGGCTGACCTTGTCCTTGAGCAGGTAGGCCGCCATCATCGGCGTGATCAGCCGCGCGACCAGCAACGAGAACAGGACCGCGACCGCAACGGTCAGGCCGAACTGCTTGAAATACTGCCCCGCGATGCCGGACATGAAGCTGACGGGCGCAAAGACCGCGACGATGGTGAAACTGATCGCGACGACGGTCATGCCGATCTCGGACGCGGCTTCCTCGGTCGCTTCATAGGCCGGTTTGCCCATGTTGATGTGTCTGACGATGTTCTCGATTTCCACGATAGCGTCGTCGACGAGGATACCCGTGACCAGCGTGATCCCCAGCAGCGACACGGTGTTGAGCGAGAAGCCCAGCATCTGCATGACGAAGAACGTCGGGATGATCGACAGCGGCAGGGCGACGGCGGTGATCAGCGTGGCGCGCCAGTTCTTGAGGAACAGGAACACGACGATGATCGCAAGGGCCGCCCCTTCGTAAAGCGTCTCCATCGCGGAATGGTAGTTGCCCTCGGTATAATCTGTAGCGTCGTCGATCAGGGTGATGTCCACGTCCGGATAAGCGGCGCGAACCTCGACCAGACGGTCGCGGACGCGTTCGGCCACGGACAGGTCCGACGCCCCCGTGGCACGGAACACGCCGAAGGCCACGACGGGCTGCGCGTCGAGGGTGGCGAAATCGCGCGCCTCTGACGGGCCGTCGATGATGTCGCCCACGTCTGACAGCCGGATCGTGCGACCGTCGGGCATCGACAGGGGCGTGGCGGCCAGTTGCGCGATGGTGGCCGCACCGCCGAGGGTCCGGATCGAGAACTCCTGCCCCGCCAGATCGCCGCGCCCGGCGCCCTGATTGATGTTGGTGGCCGAGAGTTGCCGGCTGATGGACGCAGCCGAGATTCCGAAGGCCAGCAGGCGCTGCGGGTCGAGTTCAACCTTGATCTCGCGGTCCGCGCCACCGAGGCGTTCGATCTTGCCCAGACCCGCGATGCCCTGCAGTTCGCGGTTCAGAACCTCGTCCACGAAATAGGACAGATCTTCGATGCTGCGGGTGGGGTCGGACACGGCATAGGTCATGATCGCCTGACCGGTGATGTCCAGACGCTGCACCAATGGTTCGGTAATGCTGTCCGGCAGTGATGACCGGGCGCGGGTGACCGCGTCCTTGACGTCGTTCAGGGCGCGGTCGCTGTCGGTGGACAGTTCGAATTCGACCGTCGTCTGGCTGCTGCTGTCGGTGGCGACAGAGGTGATGTGCTTGACCCCAGTGATCGAGGAGATGCTATCCTCAATCGGCTTGGTCACCTGCGTGATCAGTTCCGACGGCGCGGCCCCCGGCTGGCCCACGGCCACGGTGATGATCGGCACGTCGATGTTGGGAAACTGCGTGACCGGCAGGCCGCGGAACGCAAAAAGGCCCACGAGGACCAGCACGAGGAAGGCGGCGATGGGCGGGACCGGATGCCGGATCGCCCAAGTGGACATGTTCATTCCGTGGCCTCCACGGCGGCCTGATCGTTTGGCGCAGGGGCCGGCGCCGCACGGTCGGCGGGCGGCACCGGCGTCACCTTGTCGCCTGTGCGAAAGAAGGCGCCCGCACGCAGCAGGACCGTGTCGCCTGCCGACAGGCCCGCGGTGATCTCGCGCAGCCCCGCCGAGACGACACCAAGTTGCACTTCCACCTGCTGGACCGTGCCGTCGACGACCTTCTGCACCGTGCTGACGCCACCGCTGGTCGTCACGGCAGAGACCGGCAGCGTCAGTGCGGTCCGCTGCGCCGTGCGGATATCGGCGCTGGCGAAGATGCCGACGCGCAGCCCCGCCTGATCGACGATGCTGACGCGCACGGTGCCAAGGCGGCTGACCGGATCGACCTGCGGACTGATCCGGCGCACGGTGCCGTCGCGCGGCGGGAGGCCCGCCACACGGATGCTGACCGGGTCGCCGACGCTGACCTTGACCAGATCAGTCTCGACGATCTCCAGTTCCGCCTCGATCTGGCCGTCGCGGATCATGTCGAACATCGCCATGCCGGCGTTGGACAGATCGCCCAGCCGCGCGGTGCGGTCGGCGATGATGCCGTCCACGGGCGCCTTGACCGTCGCCCATGACAGGTTAAGGGCTGCGATGTCGCGCGCGGCTTCGGCCTGCGCCAGCTGGGCCTTCGCTGCGGCAACGGCAGCCTGCGCCGACTGCACGGTGGCATTGGCGCCGTCGGACGCCGCCTGCGCCTGATCGAGGGCGGATTGAGAGACAGCCCCGTCGCTGCGCAACTGCCGCGACCGGTCCAGCGCACTTGTCGTCTGCGTCGCATTGGCGGTGGCAGAGGCCACCTGCCCTTCGGCCTGCGCAATCGCGGCCTCGGCTGCGGCACGGTTGGCGTCGGCCTGCTGCAACTGCGCGGTCAGCGTCTGATCGTTGAGTTGCGCCAGCGTGTCGCCCTTTTTGACCGTGTCGCCGACTTCCACCAGCAGCGATACGATTTCGGCACCCGACACGCGGGCGGACACCACGACGTCCTCTCGGGCCAGAAGCCCGCCGGAGGCGCTGACGACCTGCGTCACTTCCGTCATCTGCGCCGGCACGACGGTCACGCTGGGGGCCGTGACGCTGGCAGGCGCCTCTGACGCGGCCTCTTGTGCCGCGACGGCGACCGGCTGGACCACGGCGCAGATCGCAAGGATCAGGCCTGTCACGGTCGCGCGCCGGATGTGGCGGACAAAGACGGTCGGTGTCATGCTTGGTAAGCCCTTGATGGGGCGCGACAGCACATCGGGATGGCGCAGGCTGCGGAACCACCGCCGACCGCACCGGATCCCGCGCACGACCGCGCCTGAATTCTTTCCATGTAAGTCTGACAGGACGCATACAAGATGTCACCCGGCAACCATGCCGCAAGTGTGACCCCGCCGCGTCATCCGCCCGCGCCGTTGCCAGATCGTCACGCTGTTTAGGCCAGACGCGTCTGCACGTCAGACGGGTGCAAACCGCAGCGCAACGACAAGACCCGGCGCGTTGTCCGCCAGCGTCAGGCCCGCGTCGTGCAGGTCAGCGATCACCGACACGAGGCTGAGCCCCAGCCCGCTGCCCGGCGTGGCCCGGCTGCGGTCCAGCCGATAAAGACGCTGCAACACATTTTCGCGCTCGGCCTCGGGGATGCCGGGGCCGCGGTCGGCGACACTCAGCACGATGTGGCCCGCCGTGCGGCGCAAGCCGATGGTGATCGGGGTGCCGTCTTCCGTGTGGCGCAGGGCATTCTCGATCAGGTTGGCCAGAATCTGCCCCAGCAGATCGCGGTCGCCCAGCACCGTGGCCGTCTCCGTCTCGATCTTCAGATCCAGCGTGCGCCCCGTCTCGGCGGCGGTAGGGTCGTAGAGTTCGGCAAAGGTCTGCACCAAGGGCACCAGATCGACCGGCGCGAAGCGGCTTTTCGGCGTCCCCGCCTCGATCTGGGCGATCTGCAGCAATGCGTGAAAGACCGAGACGACGCCCGCGATCTCTGCCGTGGCCTGATCGACGAGGGCGGTGGCATCGGGCGGCAAAGGCAGGCCCGACAACTCGTCCAGATGCACGGAGATGCGCTGGATCGGTGTCTTGAGGTCGTGCGCCACGTCCGAAGAGACCTGTCGCAGCGCGTCCACGCTGGCCTCTTGCGCGCTGGCCATGCGGTCGATCCGGACGCCGATGCGGTGGAAGTCGTCGGACCAGCGTGGCGTCGGATTGACCCGTGCGGCCAGATTGCCGGTGGTCAGCTGATCAAGCGTATTGCCCAGCACCCGCACCTGACGCGCGGCGCGCCGCGCGAGGATCAGCGCGGCGCCCAATGCGATCGTCAGGGTCGGCAGCAGCGACAGCAGGACGATATTGCGAAACACCCGCCACAGCTGATCGATCTCGGCCCGGCTGCGGGCGACCGTCAGTTGCCCGCCGCGCAGGGGCGTGGTCAGGGCCAGATACTGGCCGTCGATGGGGGTGTCGGGATCGTTGA from Loktanella sp. M215 includes the following:
- a CDS encoding efflux RND transporter periplasmic adaptor subunit: MTPTVFVRHIRRATVTGLILAICAVVQPVAVAAQEAASEAPASVTAPSVTVVPAQMTEVTQVVSASGGLLAREDVVVSARVSGAEIVSLLVEVGDTVKKGDTLAQLNDQTLTAQLQQADANRAAAEAAIAQAEGQVASATANATQTTSALDRSRQLRSDGAVSQSALDQAQAASDGANATVQSAQAAVAAAKAQLAQAEAARDIAALNLSWATVKAPVDGIIADRTARLGDLSNAGMAMFDMIRDGQIEAELEIVETDLVKVSVGDPVSIRVAGLPPRDGTVRRISPQVDPVSRLGTVRVSIVDQAGLRVGIFASADIRTAQRTALTLPVSAVTTSGGVSTVQKVVDGTVQQVEVQLGVVSAGLREITAGLSAGDTVLLRAGAFFRTGDKVTPVPPADRAAPAPAPNDQAAVEATE
- a CDS encoding sensor histidine kinase, with the protein product MSRIGALLRASPVRLALGLVALFAVVSLASLTASYTASRSSLDATMRRELTQDIAGFRAAPSAGALAALVTAEARVTDPNRMVLSYVTGQGQRFGNGVLAQDQDGYFLTTINDPDTPIDGQYLALTTPLRGGQLTVARSRAEIDQLWRVFRNIVLLSLLPTLTIALGAALILARRAARQVRVLGNTLDQLTTGNLAARVNPTPRWSDDFHRIGVRIDRMASAQEASVDALRQVSSDVAHDLKTPIQRISVHLDELSGLPLPPDATALVDQATAEIAGVVSVFHALLQIAQIEAGTPKSRFAPVDLVPLVQTFAELYDPTAAETGRTLDLKIETETATVLGDRDLLGQILANLIENALRHTEDGTPITIGLRRTAGHIVLSVADRGPGIPEAERENVLQRLYRLDRSRATPGSGLGLSLVSVIADLHDAGLTLADNAPGLVVALRFAPV